A window of Marispirochaeta aestuarii contains these coding sequences:
- the rpsI gene encoding 30S ribosomal protein S9, with amino-acid sequence MVKNLALGTGRRKTSVARVYLREGSGKITINGKDVETYFSNPSMVYIVKQPLDVTDNLTKFDLVINVKGGGITGQAGACRHGLSRALVAYDETNIRPLRANGFLTRDPRMVERKKYGQPGARRKFQFSKR; translated from the coding sequence GTGGTTAAGAATTTAGCATTAGGTACCGGCCGGCGGAAGACCTCCGTGGCACGGGTTTATTTACGCGAGGGCAGCGGTAAGATAACCATCAACGGTAAGGATGTGGAGACCTATTTCTCCAATCCCAGCATGGTGTACATCGTAAAACAGCCCCTGGATGTTACCGACAACCTGACCAAATTTGATTTAGTGATCAACGTCAAGGGTGGCGGCATAACCGGACAGGCCGGTGCCTGTCGGCATGGTCTCTCCCGGGCCCTGGTTGCCTACGACGAGACGAATATTCGCCCCTTGAGGGCCAACGGCTTCCTTACCCGGGACCCGAGAATGGTGGAGCGGAAGAAGTATGGACAGCCGGGAGCACGGCGCAAGTTCCAGTTCTCCAAACGCTGA
- a CDS encoding response regulator yields the protein MGAQGVILIVEDEDAIRLTLRDYLKKKGYEVLVASDGVGAIKHLLDNRVDLIVSDYRMNVLGGDYWIKFLHTFCADKKVFITSGFLRPDFSIPFPVLYKPFDYGKLAEMIAATLDTEKNGDG from the coding sequence ATGGGAGCGCAGGGAGTAATTCTTATTGTCGAAGATGAAGACGCCATCCGTCTGACTCTGCGGGATTACCTGAAAAAAAAGGGCTACGAGGTGCTTGTGGCTTCCGACGGGGTAGGGGCCATCAAGCACCTTTTGGACAATCGGGTCGATCTGATTGTGTCGGATTACCGTATGAACGTACTGGGCGGCGATTACTGGATAAAGTTTCTTCATACCTTCTGCGCCGACAAGAAGGTTTTTATCACCTCCGGTTTTCTGCGTCCCGATTTCTCCATCCCCTTTCCCGTATTGTACAAACCCTTCGATTACGGAAAACTGGCGGAGATGATAGCCGCAACCCTCGATACGGAGAAGAATGGGGACGGCTGA
- the rplM gene encoding 50S ribosomal protein L13 — protein sequence MKTIFVKPSKVERKWFLIDAADKRLGRVATEVVRLLRGKNRPYYTPHQEIGDYVVIVNADKIEVTGNKAQRKMYYRHSGYPGGIKSETFSDLISRKPTAPLEKAIKGMLPKGPLGRQLFRNVKVYAGPNHPHSAQQPEVLE from the coding sequence ATGAAGACGATATTCGTAAAACCGAGCAAAGTAGAGCGGAAATGGTTCCTGATCGATGCCGCCGACAAGCGCCTCGGCAGGGTGGCTACCGAAGTTGTACGCCTTCTGCGGGGAAAAAATAGACCCTACTATACCCCCCACCAGGAAATCGGGGATTATGTAGTTATTGTCAACGCCGACAAGATTGAAGTAACCGGCAATAAGGCTCAGCGGAAAATGTATTACCGACATTCAGGGTACCCCGGCGGGATTAAGTCAGAAACCTTCAGTGATCTGATCTCCCGTAAACCCACAGCTCCCCTGGAAAAAGCCATAAAGGGCATGCTTCCCAAGGGACCTCTGGGACGTCAGCTGTTTCGGAATGTAAAGGTATATGCTGGACCGAATCATCCCCACAGCGCTCAGCAGCCGGAAGTTCTTGAATAA
- a CDS encoding nitrilase-related carbon-nitrogen hydrolase codes for MPRPGLTVFMCVLLFYGIFGGIVLADESFYAAGIQLEISPGLYADEETFSAHAADLIEEVLAEGEVDLVVFPEYTGVFFAFFNLGIERLEGKTLAEGIRYLLRHTETAGLKEYFLLYPAEETMNRVWGNLARSFGVAILGGTCFAAADGRSGRELRNRAVLYDGDGEVLYRQDKVYLTSFETDIIGIDPGSLQAARTVSIRGRKVGISICRDTFFSPWEKKFFDVDLWIDIKANGEVFDARQREVFRRALPERLQNLTDTLGMTVCLNGGFLDLRWEGPSSVVSADGPPGARSVTYLDRAESVREETFVITAVP; via the coding sequence ATGCCCAGACCTGGATTGACTGTTTTCATGTGTGTACTGCTTTTCTACGGGATATTCGGAGGCATCGTCCTTGCGGACGAATCCTTTTACGCGGCGGGGATTCAACTGGAGATCAGCCCCGGGCTCTACGCAGACGAGGAAACCTTCTCGGCCCATGCGGCGGACCTGATTGAAGAGGTGCTGGCCGAAGGCGAGGTGGATCTCGTTGTCTTTCCCGAATATACCGGGGTATTCTTCGCCTTTTTTAATCTGGGGATTGAGCGGCTGGAGGGAAAGACCCTGGCGGAGGGTATACGGTATCTGCTAAGGCACACTGAGACAGCAGGCCTGAAGGAGTATTTTCTGCTCTATCCAGCGGAAGAAACGATGAACCGTGTATGGGGAAACCTGGCCAGGAGCTTCGGAGTCGCTATTCTCGGGGGTACCTGTTTTGCCGCTGCGGACGGGAGATCCGGCAGGGAATTGAGAAACCGTGCCGTCCTGTATGACGGGGACGGAGAGGTCCTCTACCGGCAGGACAAGGTTTACCTGACGTCTTTCGAGACGGATATTATCGGTATCGATCCGGGTTCTTTACAGGCGGCCCGGACCGTAAGTATCCGGGGGCGAAAGGTCGGAATCAGTATCTGCAGAGACACTTTTTTCTCCCCCTGGGAGAAGAAATTTTTTGACGTGGATTTATGGATAGATATAAAGGCGAACGGCGAGGTCTTCGACGCCCGTCAGCGGGAGGTCTTTCGCAGGGCCCTTCCTGAGCGCCTGCAGAATCTGACCGATACCCTGGGAATGACGGTCTGTCTGAACGGCGGTTTTCTGGATTTGAGATGGGAGGGCCCGTCCAGTGTTGTCAGTGCTGACGGTCCTCCGGGAGCGAGGTCTGTTACGTATCTGGACAGGGCTGAATCCGTCAGGGAAGAAACCTTTGTAATAACGGCGGTTCCCTGA
- a CDS encoding regulatory protein RecX — MDSREHGASSSSPNADIVIVSLQWGTAESAFRLGLSDGSSFFIPFETYDASRHYEGAPLARDDMEELRTAEESFLVRRKALDLLSRREHSSQELMQKLCQRGFGRELAEKTCSNLEEQGLLSDGRFARTYASSRLRRKPEGPRVMERRLRQKGIPRELIAAVLEETYTPEVLDEALESCLEKLKRKKTDLSREEYMKKLEKMGFHYRDIAFFFEKHDF; from the coding sequence ATGGACAGCCGGGAGCACGGCGCAAGTTCCAGTTCTCCAAACGCTGATATCGTTATAGTTTCACTCCAATGGGGAACCGCAGAGTCCGCCTTTCGGCTCGGACTGTCCGACGGTTCCTCTTTTTTTATTCCCTTTGAAACCTACGATGCTTCCCGGCATTATGAGGGAGCTCCCCTGGCCCGGGATGATATGGAAGAGCTTCGGACGGCGGAGGAGTCCTTCCTTGTCCGCAGAAAAGCCCTGGATCTTTTATCCCGAAGGGAACACTCGTCCCAGGAGTTGATGCAGAAGCTCTGTCAGAGGGGCTTTGGCCGGGAACTGGCGGAAAAGACCTGCTCGAATCTTGAGGAACAGGGGCTTCTCAGCGACGGGCGCTTTGCCCGCACCTATGCAAGCTCGCGTCTGCGGAGAAAACCCGAAGGTCCGCGGGTAATGGAACGGCGACTGCGGCAGAAAGGTATCCCCCGGGAACTCATCGCAGCTGTTCTTGAAGAAACCTACACACCCGAAGTCCTGGACGAGGCATTGGAAAGCTGTCTGGAAAAGCTTAAGCGCAAGAAAACTGACCTTTCCAGGGAAGAATACATGAAAAAACTTGAAAAAATGGGCTTCCACTACCGGGATATTGCTTTTTTCTTTGAAAAACACGATTTTTGA
- a CDS encoding HAD-IA family hydrolase, producing MIRYILFDLDNTLYPESSILGERFEKGINSFVAGYLGISEEEARRQRRARRGEYGTTLQWLIQVHNFTEIDDYMDAVHPKRMEGYLKKNPELTRIIRSLPVQRSILTNSPLEHAERVLAYLEIRDQFEYVFDLRYNNFVGKPDPAVYSRILEVIRQKPEETLFIDDIPGYLEPFRRMGGHALLIDELGRHPRGDYPVIRQIEELPAFLEKEYGLVLSP from the coding sequence ATGATACGCTACATCCTATTCGATCTGGACAATACCCTCTACCCGGAATCGAGCATTCTTGGAGAGCGCTTCGAGAAGGGCATCAACAGCTTTGTCGCCGGGTATCTCGGAATCAGCGAGGAGGAAGCACGCCGTCAACGCCGGGCACGCCGCGGGGAGTATGGTACCACCCTGCAGTGGTTGATTCAGGTCCATAACTTCACCGAAATCGACGATTACATGGACGCGGTACACCCCAAGAGAATGGAAGGCTATCTGAAAAAGAATCCCGAGCTTACAAGGATTATACGCTCCCTGCCGGTCCAAAGATCGATCCTGACCAATTCACCCCTTGAACATGCGGAGCGTGTTCTGGCCTACCTGGAAATCAGGGACCAGTTCGAGTATGTATTCGACCTCAGATACAACAACTTTGTGGGAAAACCCGATCCCGCCGTCTACAGCCGCATACTGGAGGTTATCCGGCAGAAACCGGAGGAGACCCTTTTCATTGATGATATCCCGGGCTATCTGGAGCCTTTTCGCCGCATGGGCGGACATGCCCTGCTGATCGACGAGCTGGGACGGCATCCCCGGGGGGATTATCCGGTGATCCGGCAAATCGAGGAACTTCCCGCCTTTCTGGAAAAGGAATACGGCCTGGTTCTATCGCCCTGA
- a CDS encoding UPF0158 family protein, whose product MELTPELIDQIIFGMENQISYYYLDLEQGKVEEESQLEEEQRTDESRYILIPRWSSADGFQLMERFVDSLRNPVFRERLREALASRKGVFRNFKNILKEREDIQRLWFQFKEREMRTRVLEWYEQVCEALGFQKLGPEREETEDLVLTDFVIAPGNPELKDRLEEYDLKAFREACGENPRDLTHLLFLARRALVPKDPDKLVVFQASTPEGETAGIVWGTDAWLSPQAAKFFDEDPGVSFLLQFYVEPEYRGLGLARLLLDTYIREAFGREMKRVILDLWGNAQSMGRVLDEHGFSRYRSSFYLDLDAWGKNG is encoded by the coding sequence ATGGAGTTGACCCCGGAATTAATCGACCAGATAATCTTCGGCATGGAGAACCAGATATCCTATTACTATCTGGATCTGGAGCAGGGGAAGGTTGAAGAAGAGAGCCAGCTCGAAGAAGAACAGCGGACCGACGAGTCGCGGTATATACTGATTCCCCGCTGGAGCTCTGCCGACGGTTTCCAGCTTATGGAGCGTTTTGTCGACTCCCTGCGTAATCCTGTTTTCCGGGAGCGTCTGCGGGAAGCCCTTGCGTCCCGGAAGGGAGTATTCCGGAATTTCAAGAATATCCTGAAGGAACGGGAAGATATTCAGCGTCTCTGGTTCCAGTTCAAGGAACGGGAAATGCGGACCAGGGTGCTGGAATGGTATGAGCAGGTCTGTGAGGCCCTGGGGTTCCAGAAGCTGGGGCCCGAACGGGAAGAGACGGAAGATCTTGTCCTTACGGACTTTGTCATAGCCCCAGGAAATCCGGAGCTGAAGGATCGGCTGGAGGAATATGACCTGAAGGCTTTCCGGGAGGCCTGCGGAGAGAATCCCCGGGACCTGACCCACCTGCTGTTTCTGGCCCGGCGCGCTCTTGTCCCGAAGGATCCGGACAAGCTGGTGGTTTTTCAGGCCTCGACTCCGGAAGGAGAAACAGCGGGTATTGTCTGGGGAACCGATGCCTGGCTCAGTCCTCAGGCGGCGAAATTCTTTGATGAAGACCCGGGAGTTTCCTTTCTGCTGCAGTTTTACGTTGAACCGGAATACCGGGGCCTCGGACTCGCCAGGCTCCTCCTGGATACCTATATCCGGGAGGCCTTCGGGCGGGAGATGAAACGGGTCATTCTGGATCTCTGGGGAAACGCCCAGAGCATGGGCCGGGTTCTGGATGAGCATGGATTCAGTCGGTACCGGAGTTCCTTCTACCTTGATCTTGATGCCTGGGGGAAAAACGGATGA
- a CDS encoding response regulator, which produces MSKNGKKIRIFSALEVANICGVVNQTAINWIKNQHLKAFTTPGGQYRIYAEDLLEFLESRGMRIPDELIELTRDSERRTILIVDDDRDLNSMLREILVRKLPEYEVVQAFDGFEAGRLLAENNPVCVVLDIDLPGIDGHKLCAKIKEDPKLHNPLVISISGLDPEKDGKQIVEEGADAFFPKPLDFDALVEAITDKLH; this is translated from the coding sequence GTGTCAAAGAATGGAAAAAAAATCAGAATCTTTTCGGCCCTGGAGGTCGCAAACATCTGCGGGGTAGTCAACCAGACTGCCATTAACTGGATCAAGAATCAGCATCTTAAGGCTTTCACAACCCCCGGCGGCCAGTATCGTATATATGCCGAGGATCTCCTCGAGTTTCTAGAGTCCCGGGGTATGAGGATTCCCGATGAGCTCATCGAATTAACACGGGACAGCGAAAGACGGACAATTCTGATTGTCGATGATGATCGGGATCTGAACAGTATGCTCAGGGAAATCCTGGTACGCAAGCTTCCCGAATACGAGGTCGTACAGGCCTTTGACGGTTTTGAGGCCGGCAGGCTGCTCGCTGAGAATAATCCTGTCTGCGTGGTTCTGGACATTGATCTTCCGGGCATCGACGGACACAAACTCTGTGCAAAGATAAAGGAAGATCCGAAACTTCATAATCCCCTTGTAATCTCCATAAGCGGACTTGATCCTGAGAAGGACGGCAAGCAGATTGTTGAAGAGGGGGCGGATGCCTTTTTTCCCAAGCCGCTTGACTTTGATGCCCTGGTTGAAGCAATTACCGACAAGCTGCACTAA
- a CDS encoding proline--tRNA ligase: protein MHYSRLFGKTLRERPQGGSSKSYRILQQAGYIRSLGPGLFSYLPLGIRVLRRIKSIIREEMEALGGQEVLVPLVNPYEIWEKGGRAELVGRSLVRFPDRQDRDLVLSPTHEEAMVELLRIGLNSYRDLPILLYQFQTKFRDEEHLKGGLLRAREFIMKDAYSFHRSYSDLNNFFPRIFRAYQRIFQRLDLDVIAAESGVGFMGGHKAYEFLMPSREGEDVIVICEHCGYKANRDIAIAHKEYGSERPLPVEKILTPECSSMNRLSRYLKLPKSKLAKSMMYQSSQGLVMAVVRGDYEVSIDKLSKVSGRNISDLARIERVKELGIAPGYMSPLGISDDVMVVVDDTVANSNNLVMGGNESGLHYVNVNFGRDFETPLVGDIVRSRGRDSCFQCGQPLKEVRAIELGNIFKLGDVYSRAMNLEFQDDKRRRYYPHMGSYGIGMGRLLNATAAAHRDEKGIGWPVEIAPFKVYLMGIGKSHKVRRVVFDLYEELGPEVALLDDRIESPGVKFFDAELIGIPYRIVVTSGLLLNDEVEVYERASGRIWQVPLREVVSQILAY from the coding sequence ATGCATTATTCCCGACTTTTCGGAAAAACCCTTAGAGAACGGCCCCAGGGAGGTTCCTCCAAAAGCTACCGGATCCTGCAGCAGGCCGGGTATATCCGTTCCCTTGGCCCGGGTCTCTTCTCGTATCTGCCCCTGGGTATCCGGGTCCTTCGGCGTATCAAGTCGATTATCCGGGAAGAAATGGAAGCCCTGGGCGGCCAGGAGGTCCTTGTGCCCCTGGTGAACCCCTATGAGATCTGGGAAAAAGGGGGACGGGCGGAACTGGTCGGCAGGTCTCTTGTACGGTTTCCTGACCGGCAGGACCGGGATCTTGTGCTCTCTCCAACCCACGAAGAGGCCATGGTGGAGCTTCTGCGAATCGGTTTGAACTCCTATCGCGATCTGCCCATACTGCTCTATCAGTTTCAGACAAAGTTCAGGGATGAGGAACATCTCAAGGGCGGGCTCCTCAGGGCAAGGGAATTTATAATGAAGGACGCCTACTCCTTTCATCGTTCCTACTCGGATCTGAACAATTTCTTTCCCCGAATATTTCGTGCATATCAGCGTATATTTCAACGCCTGGATCTTGATGTCATTGCCGCAGAATCAGGGGTCGGTTTTATGGGCGGGCACAAGGCCTATGAGTTCCTGATGCCCTCCAGGGAAGGAGAAGATGTCATAGTTATCTGCGAGCATTGCGGTTACAAGGCCAACCGTGATATCGCCATAGCCCACAAGGAGTACGGATCGGAGAGGCCGCTTCCTGTGGAAAAGATTCTGACCCCCGAATGTTCCTCCATGAATCGCCTCTCCCGCTATCTGAAACTCCCGAAGTCAAAACTGGCCAAGTCAATGATGTATCAGTCCTCCCAGGGGCTGGTGATGGCTGTGGTGCGGGGGGATTACGAGGTCAGCATTGACAAGCTCAGCAAGGTGAGCGGACGAAACATATCGGATCTTGCCCGGATTGAACGGGTAAAGGAGCTGGGAATCGCTCCCGGGTACATGTCTCCCCTGGGAATTTCTGACGATGTCATGGTCGTGGTTGACGATACCGTAGCGAACAGCAATAACCTGGTGATGGGAGGAAACGAGTCGGGGCTTCACTATGTCAATGTAAATTTCGGCCGGGATTTTGAAACACCCCTTGTAGGGGATATTGTCAGGAGCCGGGGCAGGGACAGCTGCTTTCAGTGCGGACAGCCCTTGAAAGAGGTGCGTGCCATTGAACTGGGGAACATATTCAAACTGGGGGATGTCTATTCCCGGGCCATGAATCTGGAGTTTCAGGATGACAAGCGCAGGCGCTACTACCCCCATATGGGCTCCTACGGCATCGGCATGGGACGACTGCTCAATGCGACAGCCGCCGCACATCGGGATGAAAAAGGCATCGGGTGGCCGGTTGAGATAGCTCCCTTCAAGGTCTATCTGATGGGAATTGGAAAAAGTCACAAGGTCCGGAGGGTTGTTTTCGATCTGTATGAGGAGCTGGGACCGGAGGTTGCCCTGCTGGACGACAGGATTGAGTCTCCCGGGGTAAAATTCTTCGATGCCGAGCTTATCGGTATTCCCTACCGGATAGTAGTGACCTCAGGGCTTTTGCTGAATGATGAGGTTGAAGTGTACGAACGCGCCAGCGGAAGAATCTGGCAGGTGCCTCTCAGGGAAGTTGTCTCCCAGATTCTTGCCTATTGA
- a CDS encoding ferredoxin produces MRVTINKQQCVGCGLCEELLPEVFIMQNQKSRVKQEGLKKADKYEVLTIAEDCPAEAIIVSENADDES; encoded by the coding sequence ATGCGGGTTACCATTAATAAACAACAATGCGTCGGCTGCGGGTTATGTGAGGAACTGTTACCCGAGGTATTCATTATGCAGAACCAGAAGTCCCGGGTCAAGCAGGAGGGCCTGAAAAAAGCCGATAAATATGAGGTTCTGACCATTGCTGAGGACTGTCCCGCGGAAGCCATCATCGTCAGCGAAAATGCTGACGACGAATCATGA
- a CDS encoding peptide ABC transporter substrate-binding protein: protein MRSLTPLLLLMLLLPAGCFLGPSVEEFVVLGTRGIESIDPHHVRSPEEKRIVHALFEGLVNADPRTGAAVPGLAENWTVSDDGITYSFTLRKTVWSDGIRINAQTVADSWLRGMDPKTASPFSWYPGMFIRGAREYLSGASGPELVGIRAIDDYLLQVELIRPMPHFIQALVHPAFLLVPMHRVDKFGSSWTEPGNFAGNGAFLPLEKGENGGISLVRNKQYRETGKTVLKRLVYRVVPEADIAVSIYKEGKADWVWDLPEEFPPELYGNAAFHMAPALENYYLLVNNERKPFDDPRVRRALSLGFNRRELCDSLGGGRHIAAFSIVPPNLPGYPGDPFFEDDAAKARALLAEAGFPEGKGFPSFSILYNRSDFNRKVIRFISASWRENLNLRCEPVNEEWGSYLITRRLHDFSLARAGWKGDFPDPLAFLSPFISIHENNDGLYRNLAFDEAVLNAENLSYGKERFEQLYRAESILVGEDMGAIPVLFRTSANLIDTEKWDGWYPNSMDLHPFSAIRPR, encoded by the coding sequence ATGAGATCTCTCACCCCCCTGCTGTTGCTTATGCTGCTCCTCCCGGCAGGCTGTTTTCTCGGTCCCTCCGTGGAGGAGTTTGTCGTTCTCGGCACCCGGGGAATAGAAAGCATCGATCCCCACCATGTACGAAGTCCCGAAGAAAAACGTATTGTTCATGCACTTTTCGAGGGTCTTGTAAACGCTGATCCCAGGACCGGAGCCGCTGTTCCGGGTCTGGCGGAGAACTGGACAGTAAGTGATGACGGTATTACATACAGTTTTACCCTTCGAAAAACGGTGTGGAGCGACGGAATACGAATAAACGCCCAGACGGTGGCGGATTCCTGGCTCCGGGGAATGGATCCGAAGACGGCCTCCCCTTTCTCCTGGTATCCGGGAATGTTCATCAGGGGAGCCCGGGAGTACCTCTCAGGTGCTTCCGGACCTGAGCTTGTGGGCATAAGAGCCATCGACGATTATCTTCTTCAGGTTGAACTGATCCGGCCGATGCCTCATTTTATTCAGGCCCTTGTACACCCCGCTTTTCTCCTTGTACCGATGCATCGGGTTGATAAATTCGGGTCTTCCTGGACTGAACCCGGAAATTTTGCGGGAAACGGAGCTTTTCTGCCCCTGGAGAAGGGCGAGAACGGAGGAATTTCCCTGGTCAGGAATAAGCAGTACCGGGAGACCGGAAAAACGGTGCTGAAGAGGCTTGTCTACCGGGTGGTGCCGGAAGCCGATATCGCCGTCAGCATATACAAGGAGGGAAAGGCGGACTGGGTCTGGGACCTGCCGGAAGAGTTTCCTCCCGAACTGTATGGGAATGCTGCGTTTCATATGGCTCCGGCGCTGGAAAACTACTATCTCCTGGTCAATAACGAACGAAAACCCTTCGACGATCCCCGGGTCCGCCGGGCTCTGTCCCTGGGATTCAACCGCAGGGAACTTTGCGACAGCCTGGGCGGGGGGCGGCATATTGCCGCCTTCTCGATTGTTCCGCCGAATCTGCCGGGATACCCGGGGGATCCCTTCTTTGAAGATGACGCCGCAAAGGCCCGGGCCCTGCTGGCGGAGGCCGGCTTTCCTGAAGGAAAAGGCTTTCCGTCCTTTTCCATTCTGTACAATCGTTCCGATTTCAACCGGAAGGTCATACGGTTCATCTCAGCTTCCTGGAGGGAAAACCTGAATCTGCGCTGTGAACCTGTGAACGAAGAGTGGGGCAGTTACCTGATTACCCGGCGTCTGCACGATTTCAGCCTTGCCCGGGCCGGCTGGAAGGGGGATTTTCCTGATCCCCTTGCCTTCCTCAGCCCTTTTATTTCAATCCATGAGAACAATGACGGGCTGTACAGAAATCTTGCCTTCGATGAGGCAGTCCTGAATGCCGAGAACCTTTCCTATGGAAAGGAGAGGTTTGAACAGCTGTACCGGGCCGAGTCGATTCTTGTCGGTGAGGATATGGGAGCTATTCCCGTCCTTTTCCGGACCTCGGCAAATCTGATTGATACGGAAAAGTGGGACGGGTGGTATCCGAACAGCATGGACCTCCACCCCTTTTCCGCCATACGTCCGCGCTGA
- the yccX gene encoding acylphosphatase, with protein sequence MGTAEDSACRFTVHGRVQGVGFRYSTVRRAQTLRLAGYVRNRADGSVEVWAEGTAGALDSLYAWLHRGPSMARVDRVDRDHFAPSGRYRGFSVTY encoded by the coding sequence ATGGGGACGGCTGAAGACAGTGCCTGCAGATTTACAGTCCATGGCCGTGTGCAGGGGGTGGGTTTCCGTTATTCCACTGTACGGAGGGCTCAGACGCTGAGGCTTGCAGGCTATGTACGAAACAGGGCGGACGGCAGCGTCGAGGTCTGGGCGGAAGGAACGGCCGGCGCCCTCGATTCCCTGTATGCCTGGCTGCATCGGGGACCATCGATGGCCAGAGTTGACCGGGTGGACAGGGATCATTTTGCCCCCTCCGGCAGGTACCGGGGATTTTCCGTAACGTATTGA
- the eno gene encoding phosphopyruvate hydratase — translation MSIIEYVEAREILDSRGNPTVEVDVILEDGSMGRAAVPSGASTGVHEAVELRDGDKGRFLGKGVLKAVENVNNIIAPEIIGLDALEQIDVDRTMIELDGTENKGKLGANAILGVSMAVARAAADYLGVPLYKYLGAYHANNLPVPMANIINGGSHADNSVDFQEFMVMPVGAPSEREAVRWIAEIFHNLKSLLKEAGLSTAVGDEGGFAPNFKSNEEALTFIMNAIEKAGLKPGDDVMIALDPASSEFSTKNADGSYTYELKWSTGQKFSSAEMADFWADWCDRYPIISIEDGMNEDDWEGWKVLTDKIGDRVQLVGDDLFVTNTKRLKEGIEKGIANSILIKVNQIGTLTETYEAVEMAKRAGYTAIISHRSGETSDNFIADLVVGLETGQIKTGSMSRSDRVSKYNQLLRIEDQLEGISEYAGRSAFYSIKR, via the coding sequence ATGAGTATTATTGAGTACGTTGAAGCACGGGAGATTCTCGACTCCAGAGGAAACCCCACCGTAGAGGTGGATGTTATTCTGGAAGACGGCTCCATGGGTCGGGCCGCCGTACCCTCGGGAGCATCTACCGGTGTTCACGAGGCTGTTGAACTGAGAGACGGCGACAAGGGACGCTTCCTTGGCAAGGGCGTTCTCAAAGCCGTAGAGAACGTAAACAACATCATTGCCCCGGAGATTATCGGTCTGGACGCCCTGGAACAGATCGATGTGGACCGGACAATGATTGAGCTTGACGGTACCGAGAACAAGGGCAAACTGGGAGCAAACGCAATTCTTGGTGTTTCCATGGCTGTTGCCCGGGCCGCCGCCGATTATCTGGGAGTTCCCCTCTACAAGTACCTCGGGGCCTACCACGCCAACAACCTGCCTGTTCCCATGGCAAACATCATCAACGGCGGGTCCCATGCGGACAACTCCGTAGACTTCCAGGAGTTTATGGTAATGCCCGTGGGCGCCCCTTCGGAACGGGAGGCCGTGCGCTGGATCGCGGAGATTTTCCACAATCTGAAGAGTCTGCTCAAGGAAGCGGGACTTTCCACTGCCGTAGGCGACGAGGGAGGATTCGCTCCCAACTTCAAGAGCAACGAAGAGGCTCTCACCTTTATCATGAACGCCATCGAGAAGGCCGGACTGAAGCCCGGGGACGATGTAATGATCGCCCTTGACCCCGCTTCGTCCGAGTTCTCCACCAAGAATGCCGACGGTTCCTACACCTATGAGCTGAAATGGTCCACCGGACAGAAATTTTCCAGCGCCGAAATGGCCGACTTCTGGGCCGACTGGTGCGACCGTTACCCCATCATCTCCATCGAAGACGGCATGAACGAGGACGACTGGGAGGGCTGGAAGGTTCTTACCGACAAAATCGGCGACCGGGTACAGCTCGTCGGCGACGACCTTTTCGTAACCAACACCAAACGGCTGAAAGAGGGAATCGAGAAGGGTATCGCCAACTCCATCCTGATCAAGGTAAACCAGATCGGAACCCTGACCGAAACCTACGAAGCCGTGGAGATGGCCAAACGTGCCGGTTACACCGCAATCATCTCTCACCGCTCCGGCGAAACCTCGGACAACTTCATTGCCGACCTGGTTGTCGGGCTCGAGACCGGACAGATCAAGACCGGTTCCATGTCCCGATCCGACCGGGTAAGCAAGTACAACCAGCTCCTCAGAATCGAGGATCAGCTGGAAGGTATCAGCGAGTACGCCGGCAGGAGCGCCTTCTACTCAATCAAGCGCTGA